From the Montipora capricornis isolate CH-2021 chromosome 2, ASM3666992v2, whole genome shotgun sequence genome, one window contains:
- the LOC138037408 gene encoding uncharacterized protein: MSLMCYAFLCSGSEKSRSKPEMSEVSTQFMSWRELTDVLTARDLPLRPSCRKARLVAMAVVKAILSFYRSGEEKPVERYKTRVKVTEEHKLLSSFRKNVIEFLGINEQAQKFGLGSYELKLWRLVKSNGKTAENLGITTQQQLDLELPFLLGSEGESELNVHVVQSVIQWGKNPVVVIKQQDDHVKSVKKSKPQNAKDGSTKRKSRQDAKDDRLLIKKLKEDDAMAVRSDRQQSELRALNAELEKLKGSTAINEAKLKCGLCCKSYSVPLDRKTAGKVSFFKTTHFNECQKKRAGVKGVRTLENFFAKAAAQRLPEPTSSILPVSNEDEQDQFDGADAIVSENESDDFDIGSPSATAFPADLEEGDCGEEKIECRSVESESDKSDVPTSNDEDDTEDLTADDLISCTVCVERAHPLAEKLNKLIKEGKIPEECLFYKYLNDTTSFAMIDSSKASDFHWDHEVCEFFETVKYLGGQRTRNFLRGPGFHGTGRGGKKQFTTFADFNLCGPSHNVSNRCKAGYTTDSGIIKPHLQSFHVFSSHPKADINYLVSSDQVQVIGVSLTMDGTALKPGLEFDTRQKRIIGLTYKVDWNYVCDNPVPKPEEIKANLITSAEVTFMTSVDNSSTMPVGVHYHPKSVSGQDILSQMLGMAKTVQACDRCLNKQPAKNHIVTHNTSLCNSTKCDRCLQMKAVCQECQRKGHLSYLPALRSCESCLEESVQCRKVAVLAVVTDCEECNKQALLEIQKMSENNTMPPELLLLTPLPDVVHIGKSLKCSWSNWFIDLNGQMSNLVLIRTLRDSTDSDVRKPLRKMLTLECVRNKDRMAVEPIVRLSRPEVIEVLSKVSLVVHTLVPEKYRFWASTS; this comes from the exons ATGAGTCTGATGTGTTATGCGTTTTTGTGTTCTGGCAGCGAGAAAAGCCGATCGAAACCGGAAATGTCGGAAGTGTCTACACAATTTATGTCGTGGCGCGAGTTGACAGACGTTTTGACAGCTCGCGACCTTCCTTTACGACCTTCATGCCGAAAGGCCAGACTGGTTGCGATGGCTGTAGTGAAAGCAATATTAAGTTTTTATCGCAGTGGGGAAGAAAAGCCTGTAGAACGATACAAGACCAGAGTAAAAGTCACGGAAGAACACAAATTACTTTCTTCATTCAGAAAAAATGTTATCGAGTTTCTTGGGATAAACGAGCAAGCACAAAAATTCGGCTTGGGTTCCTATGAATTAAAATTATGGCGCCTGGTGAAAAGCAATGGCAAAACGGCGGAGAATTTGGGCATAACCACACAACAGCAGCTGGATCTGGAATTGCCTTTCTTGCTAGGCTCAGAGGGGGAAAGCGAGCTCAACG TTCATGTGGTACAGTCTGTCATTCAATGGGGGAAGAACCCTGTCGTGGTGATAAAACAACAAGATGACCATGTCAAGTCTGTCAAAAAAAGCAAACCTCAAAACGCAAAGGATGGATCAACTAAAAGGAAATCACGACAAGACGCAAAAGATGACAGACTTCTTATAAAGAAACTTAAAGAAGATGATGCAATGGCTGTCCGAAGCGATCGTCAACAGAGTGAGCTACGTGCGCTAAATGCAG AGCTTGAGAAACTTAAAGGTTCGACAGCCATCAATGAGGCAAAACTCAAATGCGGTCTTTGCTGCAAGTCGTACTCCGTCCCACTTGATAGAAAGACGGCAGGAAAAGtatcatttttcaaaacaa cccacttcAATGAATGTCAAAAAAAGAGAGCCGGAGTAAAGGGAGTTAGGACGTTAGAGAACTTCTTTGCCAAAGCAGCTGCACAACGTTTACCTGAACCTACAAGCTCTATTCTGCCCGTATCGAATGAAGATGAACAGGATCAATTTGACGGCGCGGACGCAATTGTTTCTGAGAA TGAAAGCGATGACTTTGATATCGGTAGTCCATCAGCTACGGCATTCCCAGCTGACTTGGAAGAAGGAGACTGCGGTGAAGAAAAAATAGAATGCAGGTCTGTTGAGTCCGAAAGCGACAAAAGCGACGTCCCTACCTCGAATGACGAAGACGACACGGAGGATCTTACAGCTGATGATCTGATATCCTGCACTGT ATGCGTAGAGAGAGCTCATCcattggccgagaaactaaATAAACTAATCAAAGAAGGAAAGATTCCCGAGGAATGCCTGTTTTACAAGTATCTTAATGACACGACATCATTTGCCATGATTGACTCAAGCAAAGCGTCAGATTTCCATTGGGATCATGAAGTCTGTGAGTTTTTTGAAACTGTTAAGTACCTAGGTGGTCAAAGAACGAGGAATTTTCTTCGAGGCCCAGGATTTCATGGAACTGGACGTGggggaaaaaaacagtttacgACCTTTGCAGATTTCAATCTCTGTGGTCCATCCCATAATGTTTCCAATCGCTGTAAGGCAGGCTATACAACAGATAGTGGGATAATTAAGCCCCATTTGCAATCTTTTCATGTGTTTTCTAGCCATCCAAAAGCTGACATTAATTACTTAGTGAGCAGTGATCAAGTACAGGTTATAGGTGTCTCACTTACTATGGACGGGACAGCCCTTAAGCCAGGACTAGAATTCGATACCAGGCAGAAAAGGATAATCGGGCTAACCTACAAAGTTGACTGGAATTATGTCTGCGACAACCCTGTTCCTAAACCTGAAGAAATAAAAGCGAATCTGATTACGAGTGCCGAAGTTACCTTTATGACGTCCGTCGACAATAGCTCCACGATGCCAGTTGGTGTTCATTACCATCCAAAGTCAGTATCTGGACAGGACATTCTATCACAAATGCTTGGGATGGCAAAAACTGTACAGGCCTGTGATCGATGCTTGAATAAACAGCCTGCGAAGAACCACATTGTTACACATAATACTTCGCTGTGCAACAGTACTAAATGTGACAGATGTCTTCAAATGAAAGCTGTGTGTCAAGAATGCCAACGGAAGGGTCATTTATCTTATCTACCTGCACTCAGAAGCTGCGAATCCTGCCTAGAGGAGTCGGTGCAATGTCGAAAAGTTGCAGTCCTGGCTGTTGTTACAGACTGTGAAGAGTGCAATAAGCAGGCCCTTCTAGAAATCCAAAAGATGtctgaaaacaacacaatgccGCCGGAACTTCTCCTGCTGACGCCACTTCCTGACGTTGTTCACATCGGCAAAAGTCTCAAATGCAGCTGGTCGAACTGGTTCATAGATCTGAATGGACAAATGTCTAATCTAGTATTAATCCGCACATTAAGAGACTCGACAGATTCGGATGTCCGCAAACCGCTAAGAAAAATGCTCACCTTGGAATGCGTACGAAATAAAGATAGGATGGCAGTGGAACCAATAGTGCGACTTTCCAGGCCTGAGGTGATAGAAGTGTTGAGTAAGGTGTCGCTTGTGGTACACACTCTGGTTCCGGAAAAGTATAGATTTTGGGCCTCGACCAGCTGA
- the LOC138038048 gene encoding uncharacterized protein, which translates to MLQTDVPLSMPAAVCVASDDLLLCADDGHRVVYQIQLERNGVTINGKLRKLIGYPEGIHRLESLTLSDSSVVYFAAAKSPHCNGGLYCFDIESSEVTNVLGNMTDNCREIKKVARFKETLVFTDVGGRQVKRYNPTTKEVETLAGDGCEGAQDGTEKSCSFVQVHGVCSVSDSVFTTDAAAGKIKLLTGLSGTTDFLKHLGILYDTFGITCKAATSQPITPEQVIQNLNTVDGYIKATVMNVKETNNLKENSTTNGPQGTVSQKTQTSIELLLNGVKSLVSKVTVVNPSYKDTIDWKTLLTTIVENLHAVSHFKHETFDVLQYATDFGTISKESLKRITKWGAKYFTHPSSYYPVPQTGMAFKDIQYMTPLPPDELSKREEETMKDWVENYRPVRQRTVRSETTKDKAGALPPAVYSNSNTDVTTRVSFQADQVEETPAVSSDMPSAVTDVPVLNFVSDATVPQLTLASTADYNQVEEYESDSDDSDNDVDIDSEELVIGKPVMTRSGRQVRVWTRFDV; encoded by the coding sequence ATGTTGCAAACTGATGTGCCGCTTTCGATGCCTGCAGCTGTGTGTGTGGCCAGCGACGACTTGTTACTGTGTGCTGATGATGGTCACCGAGTTGTTTATCAGATTCAGCTGGAACGGAATGGGGTTACAATAAACGGAAAATTACGGAAACTAATAGGCTATCCAGAGGGCATTCATCGCTTGGAGTCGCTTACACTGTCTGATTCTTCAGTTGTGTACTTCGCTGCGGCAAAAAGTCCCCATTGTAACGGTGGCCTGTACTGTTTTGACATCGAATCCAGCGAGGTAACAAATGTGCTTGGAAACATGACTGACAACTGCAGAGAGATCAAGAAAGTAGCAAGATTCAAGGAAACACTAGTTTTTACAGATGTGGGGGGTCGACAAGTAAAGCGGTACAATCCAACGACCAAGGAAGTCGAAACTCTTGCTGGAGATGGTTGCGAAGGAGCGCAAGACGGGACTGAAAAAAGCTGCAGCTTCGTTCAAGTGCACGGCGTATGCAGTGTTTCAGATTCAGTTTTTACAACGGATGCCGCGGCAGGGAAAATCAAGCTTTTGACGGGTTTGTCAGGAACAACCGACTTTTTAAAACACCTTGGCATTCTTTATGACACATTTGGTATTACTTGCAAAGCTGCTACCTCTCAGCCAATTACGCCAGAGCAGGTCATTCAGAATCTGAACACAGTAGATGGGTACATCAAAGCTACAGTCATGAATGTCAAGGAAACCAACAACCTCAAGGAGAACTCAACAACGAACGGTCCTCAAGGAACAGTGTCCCAGAAAACACAAACCTCTATTGAGCTTCTACTGAATGGTGTGAAGAGCCTTGTGAGCAAAGTAACAGTTGTTAATCCAAGCTACAAAGATACTATCGACTGGAAAACATTACTAACCACAATAGTAGAGAATTTACACGCCGTTTCGCATTTTAAACATGAGACATTTGATGTTCTTCAATATGCCACAGACTTTGGCACCATATCAAAGGAGTCGTTGAAGCGAATTACGAAGTGGGGGGCGAAATACTTCACGCATCCATCTTCATACTACCCAGTGCCACAGACTGGGATGGCGTTCAAGGACATACAGTACATGACACCACTTCCTCCTGACGAGCTTtcaaaaagagaggaagagacAATGAAAGATTGGGTGGAGAACTACCGTCCTGTTCGTCAGAGAACCGTGAGGAGTGAGACAACAAAAGATAAAGCAGGAGCTCTTCCCCCGGCAGTATATTCCAATTCAAATACTGATGTCACTACAAGGGTCTCCTTTCAAGCTGACCAAGTTGAAGAAACGCCCGCTGTCTCCTCTGATATGCCCTCTGCTGTCACCGATGTGCCTGTGTTGAACTTTGTAAGCGATGCTACTGTACCACAGCTAACGCTCGCGTCAACTGCAGATTATAACCAGGTGGAGGAGTACGAGAGCGATTCCGATGACAGTGACAATGATGTCGATATTGATTCCGAAGAACTGGTCATTGGAAAGCCAGTGATGACAAGATCTGGGAGACAAGTCAGGGTCTGGACAAGGTTTGACGTTTAG